The Urbifossiella limnaea genome has a window encoding:
- a CDS encoding sigma-70 family RNA polymerase sigma factor, with amino-acid sequence MDVSAEFVAQITRSQRQLHSFILSMVWNPAEADDVLQETNLVLWEKAAEFDTDRPFLPWAIRFAQLQALAWLKRRRRQQRVVFDDDLTRLLADEAAREEVVFEERRQALAACLQKLPSDQRDLIARRYEPAGSVNAMAEVVGTTPKAVSDRLRRIRHALLQCIRRQLGEATA; translated from the coding sequence AGTTGCACTCGTTCATTTTGTCGATGGTGTGGAACCCGGCCGAAGCGGACGACGTGCTCCAGGAGACGAACCTGGTGCTCTGGGAGAAGGCGGCGGAGTTCGACACCGACCGGCCGTTCCTGCCGTGGGCGATCCGGTTCGCACAGTTGCAGGCCCTGGCTTGGCTCAAGCGCCGCCGGCGGCAGCAACGGGTGGTGTTTGACGACGACCTGACACGGCTCCTCGCGGACGAGGCCGCGCGCGAGGAGGTGGTGTTCGAGGAGCGACGGCAGGCCCTCGCGGCGTGCCTTCAGAAACTCCCGTCCGACCAGCGTGACCTCATCGCCCGCCGGTACGAACCTGCCGGGTCCGTGAACGCCATGGCCGAGGTCGTCGGGACGACCCCCAAAGCGGTCTCGGACCGGCTGCGGCGAATCCGCCACGCCCTGTTGCAGTGCATCCGCCGGCAACTCGGGGAGGCCACCGCGTGA
- a CDS encoding LamG-like jellyroll fold domain-containing protein, translating into MTTAADLEGLFNRLADGLASEDDEQRLGAVLRSGPASRRAYREFMALHSALHWDYVAAALPEPTAPPSLSHPPPGRPPRATWLVAFGAGVLLATAAAVILVLLRPAPPSTERTGSEQSTAPATPDAPRADAVAALLVDGVGSEFAPGRGPNGVRFGPGDYELVKGVIHLRFAQGADMVLAAPARIEVTDAQHTRLVSGKVRVVAPPTAKGFTVATRAADYVDLGTEFGLRVDAASGASDLYVFDGQVNVTDPQSGAVLPVTGGKSSRAIDGRSAPAPPFREGDFPTPGSIGLKRWEEYERQTRADRTLLAFYPFRRQPDESVLVNAVEGGGMADGRIAGARWTTGRWPGKDALLFDRDTDFAQVAIPGEHQELTIATWVKVERIDFVLNAILNSDGAEPGGVHLQLNRQGFVRGGVIVEGPFQDTLVGKSVPLGSWVHVASVISARARSQQIYVNGALARERRWQSGVPLKPGQCRVGNWLPDPTDKFRIRALRGQIDELAVWGRVLSAEEVGRLVEAGRPGLLWSKE; encoded by the coding sequence GTGACGACCGCCGCCGACCTCGAAGGCCTCTTCAACCGCCTGGCCGACGGCCTCGCGTCGGAAGACGACGAGCAGCGGCTCGGCGCGGTACTGCGCTCCGGCCCCGCGTCGCGGCGCGCGTACCGGGAGTTCATGGCGCTGCACTCGGCCCTCCATTGGGACTACGTCGCCGCCGCGCTGCCGGAACCGACGGCGCCCCCGAGCCTGTCCCATCCGCCCCCGGGCCGCCCCCCGCGGGCCACGTGGCTCGTGGCGTTCGGGGCGGGGGTGCTGCTGGCGACCGCGGCGGCCGTGATCCTCGTTCTGTTGCGGCCCGCGCCGCCCTCCACCGAGCGAACGGGGTCCGAGCAATCGACCGCGCCAGCCACGCCGGACGCCCCCAGGGCTGACGCGGTCGCGGCGCTGCTCGTGGACGGCGTGGGGTCGGAGTTCGCCCCGGGTCGCGGGCCCAACGGCGTCCGGTTCGGCCCCGGCGATTACGAACTGGTCAAGGGGGTCATCCACCTCCGCTTCGCACAGGGGGCCGACATGGTCCTCGCCGCGCCGGCCCGGATCGAGGTGACCGACGCGCAGCACACCCGGCTGGTGAGCGGCAAGGTCCGGGTGGTGGCGCCGCCGACCGCGAAGGGGTTCACCGTCGCGACACGGGCCGCGGACTACGTCGACCTCGGGACCGAGTTCGGCCTGCGGGTCGATGCCGCCAGCGGGGCCAGCGACCTGTACGTTTTCGACGGGCAGGTGAACGTCACCGACCCCCAGTCGGGCGCGGTCCTCCCGGTCACGGGGGGCAAGTCCTCCCGGGCGATCGATGGGCGGTCCGCACCCGCGCCACCGTTCCGTGAGGGCGACTTCCCCACCCCCGGGTCGATCGGGCTGAAGCGGTGGGAGGAGTACGAGCGGCAGACGCGCGCGGACCGGACGCTGCTCGCCTTCTACCCCTTCCGCCGCCAGCCGGACGAGTCCGTGTTGGTGAACGCCGTGGAGGGCGGCGGGATGGCCGACGGCCGGATCGCCGGCGCGCGGTGGACGACCGGCCGGTGGCCCGGGAAGGACGCACTGCTGTTCGACCGCGACACCGACTTCGCCCAGGTGGCGATCCCCGGCGAGCACCAGGAGCTGACGATCGCCACCTGGGTGAAGGTGGAGCGGATCGACTTCGTCCTCAACGCGATCCTGAACTCCGACGGGGCCGAGCCGGGCGGCGTCCACTTGCAGCTGAACCGGCAGGGGTTCGTCCGCGGCGGGGTCATCGTCGAGGGGCCGTTCCAGGACACGTTGGTGGGCAAGTCGGTCCCGCTCGGAAGCTGGGTCCACGTCGCCTCGGTGATCTCCGCGCGGGCGCGTTCTCAGCAGATCTACGTGAACGGTGCCCTGGCCCGCGAGCGCCGCTGGCAGAGCGGCGTGCCGCTGAAGCCGGGGCAGTGCCGGGTCGGCAACTGGCTGCCCGACCCGACGGACAAGTTCCGCATCCGCGCGCTGCGCGGCCAGATCGACGAACTAGCGGTCTGGGGGCGGGTTCTCTCGGCCGAGGAGGTCGGGCGCCTCGTGGAGGCCGGCCGCCCCGGGTTGCTGTGGAGCAAGGAGTAG
- a CDS encoding DUF1501 domain-containing protein, giving the protein MNVYSCAGPVSRRSFLTVGTLGVAGLSLGDVLRLRAAAGKSAAPDTSVIFVWLAGGPPHLDMYDMKPDSPEEYRGPFKPIGTNVPGLDVCELMPLHARCADKYTLVRSIAHTFNDHGGGSKRVMTGRVPTTPTETVNDSPAVCTVVAKMRESLNLGLPNCVSAVDGGRGGVDTYAQGAAWLGHGYSPFIVDGDPSKPTFQVKNVGVSQEMALRLDDRFTLLRGIEGVRREADTNPALRTMGGHYARALDMLTSPQARAAFDLAREPAAVRERYGMNAWGQRALMARRLVEAGCSFVTVVLENPHLNGCFYNWDTHAVNHDNFIDMRLRLPLYDKVVTALVEDLHARGLTKKVLLVVTGEFGRSPRISKADGGAKGMRYGREHWPQSMSVLVAGGGLKMGQVVGSTDKLGTHPHENRLAPEDLWATVYKHLDIDAHTFIYDQQRRPVPILPAGQPIRELL; this is encoded by the coding sequence ATGAACGTCTACTCCTGTGCCGGACCGGTTTCCCGGCGCTCCTTCCTCACCGTCGGGACGCTCGGCGTCGCCGGGCTCAGCCTAGGCGATGTCCTGCGCCTCCGCGCCGCCGCGGGGAAGTCTGCCGCTCCGGACACGTCGGTCATCTTCGTGTGGCTGGCCGGCGGGCCGCCCCACCTCGACATGTACGACATGAAGCCGGACTCGCCCGAGGAGTACCGCGGGCCGTTCAAGCCGATCGGGACGAACGTGCCCGGGCTCGACGTGTGCGAGCTAATGCCGCTCCACGCCCGCTGCGCCGACAAGTACACCCTGGTCCGCAGCATCGCGCACACGTTCAACGACCACGGCGGCGGGTCCAAGCGGGTGATGACCGGGCGCGTCCCCACCACGCCGACCGAGACCGTGAACGACTCCCCCGCGGTCTGCACGGTGGTCGCCAAGATGCGGGAGAGCCTCAACCTGGGGCTCCCCAACTGCGTGTCCGCGGTCGACGGCGGCCGGGGCGGGGTGGACACGTACGCCCAGGGGGCGGCCTGGCTCGGCCACGGGTACTCACCGTTCATCGTGGACGGCGACCCGAGCAAGCCGACCTTCCAGGTGAAGAACGTCGGCGTGAGCCAGGAGATGGCCCTCCGGCTGGACGACCGGTTCACCCTCCTCCGCGGGATCGAGGGCGTGCGGCGGGAGGCCGATACGAACCCCGCCCTGCGGACGATGGGCGGCCACTACGCGCGGGCGCTCGACATGCTCACCAGCCCGCAGGCCCGGGCCGCGTTCGACCTGGCGCGGGAGCCGGCCGCGGTCCGCGAGCGGTACGGGATGAACGCCTGGGGCCAGCGGGCGCTGATGGCCCGCCGGCTGGTCGAGGCCGGGTGCAGTTTCGTGACCGTGGTGCTGGAGAACCCGCACCTCAACGGGTGCTTCTACAACTGGGACACGCACGCCGTCAACCACGACAACTTCATCGACATGCGGCTGCGGTTGCCGCTGTACGACAAGGTCGTCACGGCCCTCGTCGAGGACCTCCACGCCCGCGGGCTGACGAAGAAGGTGCTGCTGGTGGTGACCGGCGAGTTCGGCCGGTCGCCCCGGATCAGCAAGGCCGACGGCGGGGCCAAGGGGATGCGGTACGGCCGCGAACACTGGCCGCAGTCGATGTCGGTCCTCGTCGCCGGCGGCGGCCTGAAAATGGGGCAGGTGGTCGGCTCGACCGACAAACTCGGCACCCACCCGCACGAGAACCGGCTGGCGCCCGAAGACCTGTGGGCGACCGTCTACAAGCACCTGGACATAGACGCGCACACCTTCATCTACGACCAGCAGCGGCGGCCGGTCCCGATCCTGCCGGCCGGCCAGCCGATCCGCGAACTGCTGTGA
- a CDS encoding DUF1588 domain-containing protein — translation MRNVLGTVFCLAMFGTAAVRAGEGPAANTPDEARRLAQDKSGRLILDHLTALSPEAAKELARHDGWLSLNGLMSLSHETAEALAAQKGQLHLDGLTALSPEAARALARHNGELSLNGLTSLSDDLAAPLAKHTGGRLYLKGVKSLSTEVGKALAQRKGGGPSNQVRLDGVQALTVEAAAALAEMHGHNWDGRLPAMTTVPDDVARALAKRQGGLSLEGLTSLSEEAAKALQGRLAGNLPRLTSLTVESAKAIAGPVPGQFHRTLVLDGLTALPDDIALAIGGKDSRGNLHLNGLTTLTPVAAKAVCQREGDLYLDGLTTIPDDTLKAITEHTSPGYARPVVFLRGLTTLSGDGAAVLAAWPKWSGELPALTALSGTTAAALASSRKWDGKLPAVKALSADAARALARRRGDLSLDGLADVSDEAAVALAEHHGGTLSLNGLKTLSDTAAAALGRHDGRLSLAGLAALSDAAAGALARHPGDWLILDGLTTLTDPAAKALAQHPGVVSLDGLTALDPETLATLRAGRRVRLPEKFRTAVVHQPATADAKTVRAFLETHCAGCHDGRLKSGEFTLAALDRDDVAGRVAYASILERLRAGDMPPPLTKDRPDAAAAAGVMRWVEARLDTPLPGKPAYYPVREKPIDGNRLPNAILFGGPRGPSVPPPPRLWRLSPAAYTRWLGEFNANGLQQPFGVIPDAGFRDFASLYAPDEGATGLLLSNAEQVVAAQVRAHQLVNVNDHPAAAKEALWPTEARLKAATAAERASLKSGVRVRQGNGTFAPLLHPHVRANKEELEKAVRQQYQTAIARQPGEKELASVLALYDEIARDGDFALAGRTILMAPMLTPEAILRFEVGGGAEVRPGVRMLSPRETAFALSLALSSRRDPGLLTAAAQGRLTTREEVAEAVRRILDDPKIDKSLVLWFFREFFDYYRAPEVFKDPLPDYLHRRGIGYNPQSYVADTDFAILNILAHDRDVLKELLTTTASFHSHELFRPDGSIFRHLPPVAGENRRDPRPDRVGILMQPSWLVAWSTNFHNDIVRRGRWVRERLLGGRVPDLPVNAAAMIPDDPHRTLRQRQMATREPQCWKCHYRMDDLGLPFENATHYGFPRRAEEVLDLEAVPRGNDTRAKICRDAPLDTTGFIAFSGDPRLDGPVKDAPEMLRRLAQSGRVRQIFIRHAFRFFLGRNETPGDAPTLQEAEKAYLDGGGSFKALLVSLLASESFLYRTVPPGETK, via the coding sequence ATGCGGAACGTGCTCGGCACTGTGTTCTGCCTGGCCATGTTCGGCACCGCGGCCGTGCGCGCCGGGGAGGGACCGGCCGCCAACACGCCCGACGAGGCCCGGCGGCTGGCGCAGGACAAGAGCGGCCGGCTCATCCTCGATCACCTGACCGCGCTCTCCCCCGAAGCGGCAAAGGAGTTGGCCCGCCACGATGGGTGGCTGTCGCTGAACGGCCTCATGTCGCTCTCCCACGAGACGGCGGAGGCGCTGGCCGCGCAGAAGGGCCAGTTGCACCTCGACGGGCTGACGGCACTGTCGCCGGAGGCCGCCCGCGCACTGGCCCGACACAACGGTGAACTGTCGCTCAACGGGTTGACCTCGCTCTCGGACGACCTGGCCGCCCCGCTGGCGAAGCACACGGGCGGTCGGCTGTACCTCAAGGGGGTGAAGTCGCTCTCGACGGAGGTGGGCAAGGCACTGGCGCAGCGGAAGGGGGGCGGGCCGTCGAACCAGGTCCGCCTCGACGGGGTGCAGGCGCTGACGGTCGAGGCGGCCGCGGCGCTGGCGGAGATGCACGGTCACAACTGGGACGGCAGGCTTCCCGCCATGACGACCGTCCCCGACGACGTGGCCCGGGCGCTGGCGAAACGGCAGGGCGGGCTTTCCCTCGAAGGGCTGACGTCGCTCTCGGAGGAGGCCGCGAAGGCACTGCAAGGACGGCTGGCCGGCAACCTGCCGCGGTTGACTTCGCTCACGGTTGAGTCGGCCAAAGCGATTGCTGGACCGGTTCCGGGGCAGTTCCATCGCACGCTCGTTCTCGATGGCCTCACCGCGCTGCCCGACGACATCGCCCTGGCGATCGGTGGCAAAGACAGCCGTGGCAACTTGCACCTCAACGGCCTGACCACGCTGACTCCCGTCGCGGCGAAGGCCGTCTGCCAGCGCGAGGGCGACCTGTACCTCGACGGCCTCACCACGATCCCCGACGACACGCTCAAGGCGATTACCGAGCACACGTCTCCTGGCTACGCGAGGCCGGTCGTCTTCCTCCGGGGGCTGACGACGCTGTCCGGCGACGGGGCCGCGGTGCTGGCGGCGTGGCCGAAGTGGAGCGGCGAACTGCCGGCCCTGACGGCGCTCTCCGGGACGACGGCCGCAGCCCTGGCCTCGTCGCGGAAGTGGGACGGCAAGCTCCCCGCCGTGAAGGCGCTCTCGGCCGACGCCGCACGGGCGCTCGCCCGCCGCCGGGGTGACCTCTCGCTGGACGGCCTCGCCGACGTGTCCGACGAGGCCGCGGTGGCGCTCGCCGAGCACCACGGCGGGACACTCTCGCTAAACGGGCTCAAGACCCTTTCCGACACTGCCGCCGCGGCACTGGGTCGGCACGATGGGCGGTTGTCCCTCGCCGGGCTGGCGGCCCTGTCCGACGCCGCGGCCGGTGCCCTCGCCAGGCACCCGGGCGACTGGTTGATCCTCGACGGCCTGACCACTCTAACCGACCCGGCGGCGAAGGCGCTGGCGCAACACCCTGGGGTGGTTTCGCTCGACGGGTTGACGGCGCTGGACCCCGAGACGCTGGCGACCCTGAGAGCCGGTCGCAGGGTCCGTCTCCCCGAGAAGTTCCGCACCGCGGTGGTTCACCAGCCGGCGACGGCCGACGCGAAGACGGTTCGCGCCTTCCTCGAAACGCATTGCGCGGGTTGTCACGACGGGCGATTGAAATCGGGCGAGTTCACGCTGGCCGCACTCGACCGGGACGACGTGGCCGGCCGCGTCGCGTACGCCTCGATCCTGGAACGGCTCCGCGCCGGCGACATGCCCCCGCCGCTGACGAAGGACCGCCCGGACGCGGCCGCGGCGGCCGGAGTGATGAGGTGGGTCGAGGCGCGGCTCGACACCCCGTTGCCGGGCAAGCCCGCCTACTACCCGGTGCGGGAGAAGCCCATCGACGGGAACCGGCTGCCGAACGCCATCCTGTTCGGCGGCCCGCGGGGGCCGAGCGTGCCGCCGCCGCCGCGGCTGTGGCGCCTCTCGCCGGCGGCCTACACCCGGTGGCTCGGGGAGTTTAACGCGAACGGCCTCCAGCAGCCGTTCGGCGTGATCCCGGACGCCGGCTTCCGGGACTTCGCCTCCCTGTACGCCCCCGACGAGGGGGCCACCGGGCTCCTCCTGTCGAACGCCGAGCAGGTGGTGGCCGCGCAGGTCCGTGCCCACCAGCTGGTGAACGTCAACGACCACCCGGCGGCGGCGAAGGAGGCCCTCTGGCCGACCGAGGCCCGCCTCAAGGCCGCGACCGCCGCCGAGCGCGCGTCACTCAAGTCCGGCGTGCGGGTGCGGCAGGGCAACGGGACGTTCGCCCCGCTCCTCCACCCGCACGTGCGGGCCAACAAGGAGGAGCTGGAGAAGGCCGTCCGGCAGCAGTACCAGACGGCCATTGCCCGACAGCCGGGCGAGAAGGAACTCGCCAGCGTGCTAGCCCTGTACGACGAGATCGCCCGCGACGGCGACTTCGCGCTGGCCGGGCGGACGATCCTCATGGCCCCGATGCTGACCCCCGAAGCCATCCTCCGGTTCGAGGTCGGCGGGGGCGCCGAGGTCCGCCCGGGCGTCCGCATGCTGTCGCCGCGCGAGACCGCTTTCGCGCTGAGCCTGGCGCTGTCGAGCCGGCGCGATCCCGGCCTGCTCACGGCCGCGGCGCAGGGCCGGCTGACCACCCGGGAGGAGGTCGCCGAGGCCGTTCGCCGCATCCTCGACGACCCGAAGATTGACAAGTCGCTGGTGCTGTGGTTCTTCCGCGAGTTCTTCGACTACTACCGCGCCCCCGAGGTGTTCAAGGACCCGCTGCCCGACTACCTGCACCGCCGCGGCATCGGGTACAACCCGCAGAGCTACGTCGCCGACACCGACTTCGCGATCCTGAACATCCTGGCCCACGACCGGGATGTGCTGAAGGAGTTGCTCACCACGACGGCCTCGTTCCACAGCCACGAGTTGTTCCGCCCGGACGGCTCGATCTTCCGCCACCTGCCGCCGGTCGCGGGCGAGAACCGGCGCGACCCCCGGCCCGACCGCGTCGGCATCCTGATGCAGCCGAGCTGGCTGGTGGCGTGGTCCACGAACTTCCACAACGACATCGTCCGCCGCGGCCGCTGGGTGCGCGAGCGGCTCCTCGGCGGGCGGGTACCCGACCTGCCGGTCAACGCCGCGGCGATGATCCCCGACGACCCGCACCGCACGTTGCGGCAGCGGCAGATGGCGACGCGCGAGCCTCAGTGCTGGAAGTGCCACTACCGGATGGACGACCTCGGGTTGCCGTTCGAGAACGCCACCCACTACGGGTTCCCCCGCCGCGCCGAGGAGGTGCTCGACCTCGAGGCGGTGCCGCGGGGCAACGACACGAGAGCCAAGATCTGCCGCGACGCCCCGCTCGACACCACCGGGTTCATCGCGTTCAGCGGCGACCCCCGGCTCGACGGCCCCGTCAAGGACGCCCCCGAGATGCTCCGCCGCCTGGCACAGTCGGGCCGCGTGCGGCAGATCTTCATCCGCCACGCCTTCCGCTTCTTCCTCGGCCGCAACGAGACCCCGGGCGACGCCCCCACCCTGCAAGAGGCGGAGAAGGCCTATCTCGACGGCGGCGGCAGCTTCAAGGCACTCCTCGTGTCGCTCCTGGCGTCGGAATCCTTTCTGTACCGCACCGTGCCGCCCGGGGAGACGAAATGA
- a CDS encoding SUMF1/EgtB/PvdO family nonheme iron enzyme — MPNTLPPCVCAFALLLATVPGATGQPASGDASAAREATTGIGMKLVYIRPGKFIMGSPPGEPGREAQEVQHEVELTKGFYLGTCEVTVGQFRQFVTETKYQTDGERDGRGAYGINEAGKIEQMQPTFTWKSPGFEQADDHPVVNVSWNDARAFCRWLSQKEKKAYRLPTEAEWEYACRAGTRTAYTHGDDPEGLVGVGNGADTAARARYPGWSIGIKANDGHVFTAPVGRFQPNAYGLSDMHGNVWEWCEDWYEPNSYPKEKQVDPTGPATGKAKVQRGGGWSSDAKRLRSAARVGRDASAYRGCYLGFRVVLEQESGTQSQEPESPKKLPAGLRVMSGGHSWSTENSAPLCQAAGITGHLKLNKQGLHSGRIEDLTPLLEKGEIDVYVWQHNSTGPDFPKFLPTLVDLGPKHNPNFRVIMQMPWLTNDGRKDVKSPEEYEKTDLAEYQTELEKSRKQQEAYIDEVNAKAGKRVVFLVPLGDGMLEVRKLIVAGKFPGITKVNFRETPGDRGSLLQGDIMPHQGLLGMRLGTYMHFAALYRMSPEGLKFPGKEGDGLTDAQREVLQKLAWDMVSKYPYAGIAKFDAPNPIVDAKSRFGLDVKTDRLIMTHADKPLGEYVWADQRILRPYFANLHGPGGTKVTRNHPPVPGTDAADHDTMHPGLWLGFGDISGVDFWRNRGRVRQVKFLAPPTTADERITFATESDLLNPDGKRMGGMVNRYTIARRPAGWRLVWDATFTATEQDLVFGDQEEMGFGARVASECTEKTGGAVVNSHGAKTAKATWGKPAAWCDYSGTKGSRRVGVTLMPGPKNFRESWWHNRDYGVFVANPFGRAAMGQGARSAVTVKKGESLRLVFGAVLHDGTDYDPANEYQHFLEAVR, encoded by the coding sequence ATGCCGAACACCCTGCCGCCGTGCGTTTGTGCTTTCGCTCTGCTACTTGCGACGGTCCCGGGGGCGACAGGCCAGCCGGCGAGCGGGGACGCGTCCGCCGCCCGGGAGGCGACAACCGGCATCGGCATGAAGCTCGTCTACATCCGGCCGGGCAAGTTCATCATGGGCTCACCGCCGGGCGAACCGGGCCGGGAAGCACAAGAGGTGCAACACGAGGTCGAACTCACGAAGGGGTTCTACCTCGGAACGTGTGAAGTCACGGTCGGTCAGTTCAGGCAGTTCGTCACGGAGACGAAGTACCAGACCGACGGCGAGCGCGACGGCAGGGGTGCGTACGGCATCAACGAGGCCGGCAAGATCGAACAGATGCAGCCGACGTTCACCTGGAAAAGTCCAGGCTTCGAGCAGGCCGACGATCACCCCGTTGTAAACGTCTCGTGGAACGATGCCAGGGCGTTCTGCCGGTGGCTGAGCCAGAAAGAGAAGAAGGCGTACCGCCTGCCGACCGAGGCGGAGTGGGAATATGCGTGCCGCGCCGGCACCAGAACGGCGTACACCCACGGCGACGACCCCGAAGGCCTCGTCGGTGTCGGCAACGGTGCCGACACCGCCGCGCGAGCCAGGTATCCGGGGTGGAGCATTGGGATCAAGGCAAATGACGGCCACGTCTTCACGGCACCCGTGGGCCGGTTCCAGCCGAACGCGTACGGCCTCTCCGACATGCACGGCAACGTGTGGGAATGGTGCGAGGACTGGTACGAGCCCAACAGTTATCCGAAAGAGAAGCAAGTCGATCCCACCGGGCCGGCGACGGGCAAAGCCAAGGTGCAACGCGGCGGCGGCTGGTCGAGCGACGCGAAGCGCCTGCGTTCCGCGGCTCGTGTCGGCCGGGATGCTTCCGCCTATCGCGGATGTTATCTCGGTTTCCGCGTCGTTCTTGAACAGGAGAGTGGAACGCAGAGCCAGGAGCCCGAAAGCCCCAAGAAACTGCCGGCCGGCCTGCGGGTGATGAGCGGCGGACACAGTTGGTCGACCGAAAACTCCGCGCCGTTGTGTCAGGCGGCTGGCATCACCGGGCATCTGAAACTCAACAAGCAGGGCCTCCATAGCGGTCGCATCGAGGACCTGACCCCGCTGCTCGAAAAGGGCGAAATCGACGTGTACGTCTGGCAGCACAATTCGACGGGACCTGATTTCCCCAAGTTCCTGCCGACCCTCGTGGACCTCGGCCCCAAGCACAACCCCAACTTCCGCGTCATCATGCAGATGCCGTGGCTGACGAATGATGGGCGAAAAGACGTCAAGTCGCCCGAGGAATACGAAAAGACTGACCTCGCCGAATACCAAACCGAGTTGGAAAAGTCCCGCAAACAGCAGGAAGCCTACATCGACGAAGTCAATGCCAAGGCTGGCAAGCGCGTCGTGTTCCTGGTGCCTCTCGGGGATGGCATGCTGGAAGTGCGAAAGTTGATCGTGGCTGGGAAGTTCCCAGGCATCACGAAAGTCAATTTCCGAGAAACGCCTGGCGATCGCGGGTCTCTGCTGCAAGGCGACATCATGCCGCACCAGGGCCTCCTTGGCATGCGACTGGGAACCTACATGCACTTTGCGGCCCTGTATCGGATGTCGCCGGAAGGGCTCAAGTTCCCGGGTAAGGAAGGTGACGGCTTGACCGACGCGCAGCGGGAGGTCCTCCAGAAGCTCGCGTGGGACATGGTCTCGAAGTACCCGTACGCCGGCATCGCGAAGTTCGACGCGCCCAACCCGATCGTTGACGCGAAGTCGAGGTTCGGCCTCGACGTCAAGACCGACCGACTGATCATGACCCACGCCGACAAACCGCTGGGCGAGTACGTCTGGGCCGATCAGAGGATTCTTCGCCCCTACTTCGCGAACCTCCACGGACCGGGCGGCACGAAGGTCACCCGCAACCACCCGCCGGTGCCCGGAACCGACGCCGCCGATCACGACACGATGCATCCCGGCCTCTGGCTTGGGTTCGGGGACATCAGCGGCGTGGACTTTTGGCGGAACCGCGGCCGGGTCCGGCAGGTCAAGTTCCTGGCGCCGCCCACGACCGCCGACGAGCGCATCACCTTCGCCACGGAATCCGACCTGCTGAACCCCGACGGCAAACGGATGGGCGGGATGGTCAACCGCTACACCATCGCCCGGCGACCGGCGGGGTGGCGGCTGGTGTGGGACGCGACGTTCACCGCGACCGAGCAAGACCTCGTCTTCGGCGACCAGGAGGAGATGGGCTTCGGCGCCCGCGTCGCCAGCGAGTGCACCGAGAAGACCGGCGGGGCGGTGGTGAACAGTCACGGCGCGAAGACCGCCAAGGCGACGTGGGGCAAGCCGGCGGCGTGGTGCGACTACTCGGGCACGAAGGGCAGTCGGCGGGTGGGGGTCACGCTGATGCCCGGGCCGAAGAACTTCCGCGAGTCGTGGTGGCACAACCGCGACTACGGCGTGTTCGTGGCCAACCCGTTCGGCCGGGCCGCCATGGGACAGGGGGCCAGGAGCGCGGTCACGGTGAAGAAGGGTGAGTCGCTTCGGCTCGTCTTCGGTGCGGTGCTGCACGACGGCACAGACTACGACCCGGCGAACGAGTACCAGCACTTTCTGGAAGCGGTGAGATGA